One window from the genome of Pelodictyon luteolum DSM 273 encodes:
- a CDS encoding gas vesicle protein, producing the protein MPELKHAVNATGLADILERVLDKGIVIAGDIKIQIADIDLLTIKIRLMVASVDKAIEMGINWWQEDPYLSTGAKTSEQTRLLGEINQRIEKLESINR; encoded by the coding sequence ATGCCTGAACTCAAACATGCGGTCAATGCTACCGGTCTTGCCGATATCCTCGAAAGGGTTCTCGACAAAGGCATTGTCATAGCGGGAGACATCAAGATACAGATCGCCGATATCGATCTGTTGACCATCAAGATCCGGCTGATGGTCGCCTCGGTCGATAAGGCCATCGAAATGGGCATCAACTGGTGGCAGGAAGATCCTTACCTGTCAACCGGTGCAAAAACATCCGAACAGACACGGCTTCTGGGCGAAATAAACCAGCGGATCGAAAAGCTGGAATCAATCAACAGATAA